A single Dechloromonas denitrificans DNA region contains:
- the cobT gene encoding nicotinate-nucleotide--dimethylbenzimidazole phosphoribosyltransferase, with amino-acid sequence MHSKFTITAPDQGLAAALQQKIDQKTKPLGALGQLEAVAKQIGLIQQRLDPEFGQPHMLVFAGDHGAAKAGVSAYPQDVTWQMVENFLAGGAAINVFARQNDLHLAIIDAGVAHDFGKRPGLINAKVASGTANYLEEPAMTAEQCAVAVERGAEFIRNLSANGCNLVGFGEMGIGNTAAASLITHCLTGVSLAACVGRGTGLDDAGLQRKQGLLEQALRRYRAAGGGDQPAAVLAEFGGFEIAMMVGAMLAAAEAKMVMLIDGFIVGSAALVAARLVPAVADYCIFCHRSAEAGHAAQLQALAAEPLLDLGLRLGEGTGAALAYPLVLAAISFLGEMASFESAGVSDKD; translated from the coding sequence ATGCATTCAAAATTCACCATCACCGCCCCGGACCAGGGGCTGGCCGCTGCGCTGCAGCAGAAGATCGACCAGAAGACCAAGCCGCTCGGCGCACTTGGCCAGCTTGAAGCGGTCGCCAAGCAGATCGGTCTGATCCAGCAGCGCCTCGACCCGGAATTCGGCCAGCCGCACATGCTGGTCTTCGCCGGCGACCACGGCGCGGCCAAGGCCGGCGTTTCAGCTTACCCGCAGGACGTCACCTGGCAGATGGTCGAGAACTTTCTCGCTGGCGGGGCCGCGATCAACGTTTTTGCCCGCCAGAACGACCTCCATCTGGCGATCATCGATGCCGGCGTGGCTCATGATTTCGGCAAGCGGCCGGGCTTGATCAACGCCAAGGTGGCGTCCGGCACGGCCAATTACCTGGAAGAACCGGCGATGACCGCCGAGCAGTGTGCCGTGGCCGTCGAGCGGGGGGCGGAATTCATCCGCAATCTGTCGGCCAACGGTTGCAACTTGGTCGGTTTCGGCGAAATGGGCATCGGCAATACGGCCGCCGCCTCGCTGATCACCCATTGCCTGACCGGCGTCTCGCTGGCCGCCTGTGTCGGGCGCGGCACCGGGCTCGACGATGCCGGCCTGCAGCGCAAGCAGGGCCTGCTTGAACAGGCGCTGCGGCGTTACCGGGCGGCCGGCGGCGGCGACCAGCCGGCGGCCGTACTCGCCGAGTTCGGCGGTTTTGAAATCGCCATGATGGTGGGCGCCATGCTGGCCGCCGCCGAAGCCAAGATGGTCATGCTGATCGACGGCTTCATCGTCGGTTCGGCGGCGCTGGTCGCGGCCCGTCTGGTGCCGGCGGTGGCCGACTACTGCATCTTCTGCCACCGCTCGGCCGAAGCCGGCCATGCCGCCCAACTGCAGGCGCTGGCTGCCGAACCCCTGCTCGATCTGGGCTTGCGCCTGGGCGAAGGGACCGGCGCGGCGCTGGCCTATCCGCTGGTCCTGGCGGCGATCAGTTTCCTTGGCGAAATGGCCAGTTTCGAATCGGCCGGCGTTTCGGATAAAGATTGA
- a CDS encoding adenosylcobinamide-GDP ribazoletransferase, translating to MLRRELEYFFGAIRFFTRLPVPGWVGHSAEALNHSARYFPAVGLLIGGLGGLVYLAAALFWPAPVAVLLAMAATIYATGAFHEDGLSDTVDGLGGGWEKQRILEIMKDSRVGSYGAVATVLALLGKFTLLVALDPALLPLALLAGHAVSRFCATLLLAGMDYARDDQLSKAKPLANRLSGGALLVALVFVLAALVWLPWPQAVAGCALAALATLWLAGKFKRWLGGYTGDCLGAVQQVSEIVFYLGLLAHWPN from the coding sequence ATGCTGCGCCGCGAGCTCGAGTATTTCTTCGGCGCCATCCGCTTCTTCACGCGGCTGCCGGTGCCCGGCTGGGTCGGGCATTCGGCCGAGGCGCTGAACCACTCGGCCCGCTATTTTCCGGCCGTCGGCCTGCTCATCGGCGGCCTCGGCGGGCTGGTCTATCTCGCGGCGGCACTGTTCTGGCCGGCGCCGGTTGCCGTGCTGCTGGCCATGGCGGCGACCATCTACGCGACCGGCGCATTCCACGAAGACGGCCTGTCGGATACCGTCGATGGTCTGGGCGGCGGCTGGGAGAAGCAGCGCATCCTGGAAATCATGAAGGACTCGCGGGTCGGTAGCTATGGCGCGGTGGCCACGGTACTGGCCTTGCTCGGCAAATTCACGCTGCTCGTCGCGCTCGATCCGGCGCTGCTGCCGCTCGCACTGCTCGCCGGCCATGCCGTGTCGCGTTTCTGTGCGACGCTGCTGCTGGCCGGCATGGACTATGCCCGCGACGACCAATTGTCGAAGGCCAAGCCGCTGGCCAACCGCCTGTCCGGCGGCGCGTTGCTGGTCGCGCTGGTCTTCGTGCTGGCGGCGCTGGTCTGGCTGCCCTGGCCCCAGGCCGTCGCCGGCTGCGCCCTGGCCGCGCTGGCCACGCTGTGGCTGGCCGGCAAGTTCAAGCGCTGGCTCGGCGGTTATACCGGCGATTGTCTCGGGGCGGTGCAGCAGGTCAGCGAGATTGTCTTCTACCTTGGTCTGCTGGCGCACTGGCCGAATTGA
- the cobC gene encoding alpha-ribazole phosphatase family protein, whose translation MILHLIRHPKPAIEPGICYGRLDIPAEDPATVARGLLGELPAGLPVWSSPLRRCRMLAEQLSRQPSFDERLLEMDFGSWEGRRWDDIPRAELDAWAADVAGYAPPGGESPRQLQRRALDFVAGLAVPEAVIVTHAGVIRTLLAHWQGLPPEQWTQLVFAYGSRTTVEVPR comes from the coding sequence ATGATCCTGCACCTGATCCGTCACCCGAAACCGGCGATCGAGCCGGGCATCTGCTACGGTCGGCTGGATATTCCGGCCGAAGATCCGGCGACTGTCGCCCGCGGCCTGCTTGGCGAACTGCCGGCCGGCTTGCCGGTGTGGAGCAGTCCGTTGCGCCGCTGCCGGATGCTGGCGGAACAGTTGAGCCGCCAGCCGAGCTTCGACGAGCGGCTGCTCGAAATGGATTTCGGCAGCTGGGAGGGCCGGCGCTGGGACGATATTCCGCGCGCCGAACTCGATGCCTGGGCGGCCGATGTCGCCGGCTATGCCCCGCCGGGCGGCGAATCGCCGCGCCAGTTGCAGCGCCGGGCGCTCGATTTCGTGGCCGGACTGGCGGTGCCGGAGGCGGTCATCGTCACCCATGCCGGGGTGATCCGCACCTTGTTGGCACATTGGCAGGGTTTGCCGCCCGAGCAATGGACGCAACTGGTTTTCGCTTACGGATCGCGCACGACTGTCGAAGTCCCCCGGTAA
- the rfaQ gene encoding putative lipopolysaccharide heptosyltransferase III, translating into METFNPLRDAVPLAEIKRVLVIKLRHHGDVLVSSPVFSVLKAHVPQVEIDALVYADTAEMLTFHPAITSVHTIDRKWKQLGAIGQLKAELALFNSLKARHYDLIIHLTEHWRGAWLCRLLKPRWSVGPAVGGRSKRWRQSFTHLQTAPRNALRHMAETNLDALRRLGIQPGADERRLTLVPGAAAEASVAAHLHGFGLAGGDFIHVHPASRWFFKCWPVEHMAALVGRLQAEGHAVLLTAAPSTDEQAMLEAIQARLSQRALALSGQLSLKELAALTQAAKLFIGVDSAPMHIAAAVGTPTVALFGPSGDKQWGPWGVPFRVISSQQHPCRPCGIDGCGGGKVSDCLTSLSVDAVLDAAHELLAR; encoded by the coding sequence ATGGAAACTTTCAATCCTTTGCGCGACGCCGTGCCGCTCGCCGAGATCAAGCGGGTGCTGGTCATCAAGTTGCGTCACCACGGCGATGTGCTGGTCAGTTCGCCGGTCTTCTCGGTACTCAAGGCGCATGTTCCGCAGGTCGAGATCGATGCGCTGGTTTACGCCGATACGGCCGAGATGCTGACTTTCCATCCGGCTATCACCAGCGTGCACACCATCGACCGCAAATGGAAGCAGCTCGGTGCCATCGGCCAGCTCAAGGCCGAACTGGCGCTGTTCAACAGCCTGAAGGCGCGCCATTACGATCTGATCATCCACCTCACCGAACACTGGCGCGGCGCCTGGCTGTGCCGCCTGCTCAAGCCGCGCTGGTCGGTCGGGCCGGCGGTCGGCGGGCGCAGCAAGCGCTGGCGGCAGAGTTTCACCCATCTCCAGACGGCACCGCGCAATGCCTTGCGTCACATGGCCGAGACCAATCTCGATGCGCTGCGCCGGCTCGGCATCCAGCCCGGCGCGGACGAACGGCGCCTGACGCTGGTCCCGGGGGCGGCCGCCGAGGCCAGCGTGGCGGCGCATCTGCACGGCTTTGGTTTGGCCGGCGGCGATTTCATCCATGTCCATCCGGCTTCGCGCTGGTTCTTCAAGTGCTGGCCGGTCGAGCACATGGCGGCGCTGGTCGGGCGCTTGCAGGCCGAGGGCCACGCCGTGCTGCTGACCGCGGCGCCAAGCACGGACGAGCAGGCGATGCTGGAAGCGATCCAGGCCCGGCTCAGCCAGCGGGCCTTGGCGCTTTCCGGCCAGCTGTCGCTGAAGGAACTGGCGGCGCTGACCCAAGCGGCAAAACTATTCATCGGCGTCGATTCGGCGCCGATGCATATTGCTGCGGCAGTCGGCACGCCGACCGTCGCCTTGTTCGGGCCGTCCGGCGACAAGCAGTGGGGGCCGTGGGGCGTGCCGTTTCGCGTCATCAGCAGCCAGCAGCATCCCTGTCGGCCGTGCGGTATCGACGGCTGCGGCGGCGGCAAGGTCAGCGACTGCCTGACTTCGCTAAGCGTCGATGCCGTGCTGGACGCCGCCCACGAACTGCTCGCCCGGTGA
- a CDS encoding glycosyltransferase family 4 protein encodes MKIAIVRQRYNPYGGAERFVERALGALASEGAEVTLITRSWDGAPREGFRQITCDPSYSRLFGGRAARDRSFANCARREMAQGGFDITQSHERIPGCMIFRAGDGVHAAWLDHRARVLTPLQRLSQRWSGYHRYVQAAERAMFADPALRAVICNSQMVADEIERYYAVDRSKLPVIYNGVDTAVFHPGLADEFRQTMRAQAGIARRAPVLLFVGSGFERKGVPQLLRAAARMRRVETRLVIVGADRKLAAMQALAARLGLAGRVYFTGPLKDVRPWYGAADGFVLPTLYDPCPNAALEALACGLPIVTSTTCGAQEWVRPGKNGWVVDAVDNVELADRLDDLAALAGDPAARAAARAVAEPLTLPAMADRLLALYRSLGRPQGGRV; translated from the coding sequence GTGAAGATCGCCATCGTCCGTCAGCGCTACAACCCCTACGGCGGGGCGGAGCGCTTCGTCGAGCGGGCGCTCGGCGCGCTGGCCAGCGAGGGGGCCGAGGTGACGCTCATCACCCGCAGCTGGGACGGGGCGCCGCGTGAAGGCTTCCGGCAGATCACCTGCGATCCGTCCTATTCCCGGCTGTTCGGCGGCCGGGCGGCGCGTGACCGGAGTTTCGCCAACTGCGCCCGGCGGGAAATGGCGCAGGGCGGCTTCGACATTACCCAGTCGCACGAACGGATTCCTGGCTGCATGATCTTTCGCGCCGGTGACGGCGTGCATGCCGCCTGGCTCGATCACCGGGCCCGCGTGCTGACGCCGCTGCAGCGGCTGAGCCAGCGCTGGTCCGGCTACCATCGCTACGTGCAGGCCGCCGAGCGGGCGATGTTCGCCGACCCGGCTCTGCGCGCGGTGATCTGCAATTCGCAGATGGTGGCCGATGAGATTGAGCGCTATTACGCCGTCGACCGCAGCAAGTTGCCGGTCATCTACAACGGCGTCGATACGGCGGTTTTCCATCCCGGGCTGGCCGACGAATTTCGTCAGACGATGCGGGCGCAGGCCGGCATTGCGCGGCGGGCACCGGTGCTGCTTTTCGTCGGCAGCGGTTTCGAGCGCAAGGGCGTGCCGCAGTTGCTGCGGGCGGCGGCCAGGATGCGCCGGGTCGAGACGCGCCTGGTCATCGTCGGCGCTGACCGCAAGCTGGCGGCGATGCAGGCCCTGGCTGCCCGGCTCGGGCTGGCTGGCCGCGTTTACTTTACCGGCCCGCTGAAGGATGTCCGGCCGTGGTATGGCGCGGCCGACGGTTTCGTCCTGCCGACCCTCTATGATCCCTGCCCGAATGCCGCGCTGGAGGCGCTGGCCTGCGGCTTGCCGATCGTCACCTCGACGACCTGTGGCGCCCAGGAGTGGGTGCGGCCGGGCAAAAATGGCTGGGTAGTCGATGCTGTCGATAACGTCGAACTGGCCGACCGCCTCGACGATCTCGCCGCACTGGCCGGCGATCCGGCGGCCCGGGCCGCGGCGCGGGCGGTTGCCGAGCCGCTCACCTTGCCGGCGATGGCCGACCGGCTGCTGGCGCTCTACCGTTCGCTCGGCCGGCCACAGGGCGGCCGGGTATAA
- the msbA gene encoding lipid A export permease/ATP-binding protein MsbA: MTSRELYLRLLTYVRPYWKAFAAALVAMGLSALAEPVFPAMMKKLLDDGFSQSAGAWDWLIYPLAIMGIFLARAVFGFIGEYAMSWVSNNVITELRRVMFARMVRLPTRYYSDNLSGRLMSRIAYDVAGVAGAATNALTSLIKDSLAIVGLLAWLIYLNWQLTLITLSVVPFIAFVVRFFSKRLRAVAKGQQESMGRITQVLQETIEGHKVVKIFGGQTYEEGRFYKSVREQRRFAMRATMATAAQSPIVQFFAASGVAIIMGVALKQASSDQTTVGSFVSFITAMLMILPPLRRITDVNAPIQRGLAAAESVFSLIDEEAEEDAGKEELGRAKGLVEFDQVSFTYPGAERPALNAVSLTVRPGECVALVGPSGSGKTTAANLLPRFYAIDGGEIRVDGHALPNIRLNSLRDNIALVSQDVVLFNDTIGANIAYGGKRDATLEEIRAAAKAAHALEFIDALPDGLDTMIGENGVKLSGGQRQRLAIARAILKDAPILILDEATSALDTESERHVQAALDELMRGRSTLVIAHRLSTIERADRIVALAHGQKQEEGSHSELLTHDGLYARLYRMQKAEEGIA, translated from the coding sequence ATGACCAGTCGTGAGCTCTACCTTCGGCTGCTGACCTATGTCCGCCCGTACTGGAAGGCATTCGCTGCCGCATTGGTGGCGATGGGCCTGTCGGCGCTGGCCGAACCGGTGTTTCCGGCGATGATGAAAAAACTGCTGGACGACGGGTTTTCCCAGTCGGCCGGCGCGTGGGACTGGCTGATCTACCCGCTGGCCATCATGGGCATCTTCCTCGCTCGCGCGGTGTTCGGCTTCATCGGCGAATACGCGATGAGCTGGGTCTCGAACAATGTCATCACCGAACTGCGCCGGGTGATGTTCGCCCGCATGGTTCGGCTGCCGACCCGCTATTACAGTGACAACCTGTCCGGTCGGCTGATGTCGCGCATCGCCTACGACGTGGCCGGCGTGGCTGGGGCGGCGACCAATGCGCTGACTTCGCTGATCAAGGATTCGCTGGCCATCGTCGGCCTGCTCGCCTGGCTGATCTACCTGAACTGGCAATTGACGCTGATCACGCTGTCGGTCGTCCCGTTCATCGCCTTCGTCGTGCGTTTCTTCAGCAAGCGGCTGCGCGCCGTGGCCAAGGGGCAGCAGGAATCGATGGGGCGGATTACCCAGGTGCTGCAGGAAACCATCGAAGGCCACAAGGTGGTCAAGATTTTCGGCGGCCAGACTTACGAAGAAGGGCGCTTCTACAAATCGGTGCGCGAGCAGCGCCGGTTCGCCATGCGGGCGACCATGGCCACCGCCGCGCAAAGCCCGATCGTCCAGTTCTTTGCCGCCTCCGGCGTCGCCATCATCATGGGCGTTGCTCTGAAGCAGGCGTCGAGCGACCAGACGACGGTCGGCAGCTTCGTCTCCTTCATCACCGCGATGCTGATGATCCTGCCGCCGCTGCGCCGGATCACCGACGTCAATGCGCCGATCCAGCGCGGCCTGGCGGCAGCCGAAAGCGTTTTCTCGCTGATCGACGAAGAGGCCGAAGAGGACGCGGGCAAGGAAGAGCTCGGACGGGCCAAGGGTCTGGTCGAATTCGACCAGGTCAGCTTCACTTATCCCGGTGCCGAGCGCCCGGCGCTCAATGCCGTCTCGCTCACCGTCCGGCCCGGCGAATGCGTCGCCCTGGTCGGTCCCTCGGGCAGCGGCAAGACGACGGCGGCCAATCTGCTGCCGCGTTTCTATGCCATCGATGGCGGTGAAATCCGCGTCGATGGCCATGCGCTGCCCAATATCCGCCTGAACAGCCTGCGCGACAACATCGCGCTGGTCAGCCAGGATGTCGTGCTGTTCAACGACACCATCGGCGCCAATATCGCCTATGGCGGCAAGCGCGATGCGACGCTGGAAGAAATTCGCGCCGCCGCCAAGGCCGCGCATGCGCTCGAATTCATCGATGCGCTGCCGGACGGCCTCGACACGATGATCGGCGAAAACGGCGTCAAGCTGTCCGGCGGTCAGCGCCAGCGCCTGGCCATAGCCCGCGCCATCCTGAAGGACGCGCCGATCCTGATTCTCGACGAAGCCACCTCGGCCCTCGACACCGAGTCGGAGCGCCATGTCCAGGCAGCGCTCGACGAGCTGATGCGAGGTCGCAGCACGCTGGTCATCGCCCACCGGCTGTCCACCATTGAACGGGCCGACCGCATCGTCGCGCTGGCTCACGGCCAGAAGCAGGAAGAGGGCTCGCACAGCGAACTGCTCACCCACGACGGCCTGTACGCCCGACTCTACCGGATGCAGAAGGCGGAAGAGGGCATCGCCTGA
- a CDS encoding glycosyltransferase family 4 protein, with protein sequence MRVLHTESSTGWGGQENRTLNELITMRQRGHELAVLSRPGARILERAKEAGFETFAVDMRGAIDFPAIFRLRGVIQRFRADIVNTHSSRDTQLAGMAARSIVGRRPRIVRTRHLALPITSKFTYSVLPDHVVTVSKFVENYLVEAGVPRAKITTVSTGVDFARYDRSTVAGDLRAELGLPADALLIGTVAILRAKKGHAEILDAVPTVLQRFPDAHFVFAGDGAQTANLTARIAADGLGGRVHLLGLRRDVTNILASLDVFVLPTHQEALGTAFIEAGAMGLPAVASAVDGVPEVIQDGRTGLLVPVKDGAAIAEALCKLLADPVYRRGMGANAAEFVRRKFSREAMAEGMERLYLQLLEAR encoded by the coding sequence ATGCGCGTGCTGCATACCGAGTCGTCGACCGGCTGGGGCGGCCAGGAAAACCGCACGCTCAACGAACTGATCACCATGCGCCAGCGCGGCCATGAGCTCGCCGTGCTCAGCCGGCCCGGGGCGCGCATTCTCGAGCGGGCCAAGGAGGCGGGGTTCGAGACTTTTGCCGTCGATATGCGCGGCGCCATCGATTTTCCGGCCATTTTCCGGCTGCGCGGCGTGATTCAGCGCTTCCGCGCCGACATCGTCAATACCCACAGCAGCCGCGATACCCAGCTGGCCGGGATGGCCGCCCGGAGCATCGTCGGCCGGCGGCCGCGCATCGTGCGCACCCGTCACCTGGCGCTGCCGATCACCTCGAAATTCACCTACAGCGTGCTGCCCGATCACGTGGTGACGGTCAGCAAGTTCGTCGAAAACTATCTGGTCGAGGCCGGCGTGCCGCGCGCCAAGATCACCACGGTATCGACCGGCGTCGATTTCGCGCGTTATGACCGGTCCACCGTCGCCGGCGATCTGCGCGCCGAGCTCGGCCTGCCGGCCGATGCCCTATTGATCGGCACCGTCGCCATCCTGCGCGCCAAGAAAGGCCATGCCGAAATTCTTGATGCGGTGCCAACGGTGCTGCAACGCTTTCCCGACGCGCATTTCGTATTCGCCGGCGACGGCGCCCAGACGGCCAACCTGACGGCGCGCATCGCGGCTGACGGGCTGGGCGGCCGGGTGCATCTGCTCGGCCTGCGCCGTGATGTGACCAATATCCTCGCCTCGCTCGACGTCTTCGTCTTGCCGACCCATCAGGAAGCGCTCGGCACCGCCTTCATCGAGGCCGGCGCGATGGGCTTGCCGGCCGTCGCCAGCGCCGTCGATGGCGTGCCGGAAGTGATCCAGGACGGCCGGACCGGCCTGCTGGTCCCGGTCAAGGACGGCGCGGCGATTGCCGAAGCGCTCTGCAAGCTGCTCGCCGACCCAGTCTATCGCCGGGGCATGGGCGCCAACGCGGCCGAATTCGTGCGTCGCAAATTCTCCCGCGAAGCCATGGCCGAAGGCATGGAGCGCCTTTATCTGCAGTTGCTGGAGGCCCGGTGA
- a CDS encoding polysaccharide deacetylase family protein produces MSFGQPLPVLMYHHVSPKPGLVTCSPENFRAQMAWLANNGWKTLATAEFEAVLKSGEIPKKSVLVTFDDGYLDNWVYAHPVLQEFGQRATIFLITGWLGDGPCRPHAGQGAVPEVPTHKQAMAAAAEGKLDDAFLRWSEVEAMRIAGTCDFHSHTHSHTRWDRQLADQATRDAALADDLSASRATLAARLGAASPHLCWPQGYFDTAYQRVAQEAGFTHLYTTEPGVVRADVELIRLPRLVAKDKPAAWFARRLGIYGRPLLSALYLGLKSGNKGH; encoded by the coding sequence GTGAGTTTCGGGCAGCCGCTGCCCGTGCTGATGTATCACCACGTCAGTCCGAAGCCGGGGCTGGTCACCTGTTCGCCCGAAAATTTCCGGGCGCAGATGGCCTGGCTGGCGAACAACGGCTGGAAAACCCTGGCTACCGCGGAATTCGAGGCGGTCTTGAAGAGCGGCGAGATTCCGAAAAAGAGTGTCCTCGTCACCTTCGACGATGGTTATCTCGACAACTGGGTTTATGCCCATCCGGTACTGCAGGAATTCGGCCAGCGGGCCACCATTTTTCTCATCACCGGCTGGCTCGGCGACGGCCCGTGCCGCCCGCATGCCGGGCAGGGTGCGGTTCCCGAGGTGCCGACCCACAAGCAGGCGATGGCGGCCGCCGCCGAGGGCAAGCTGGATGACGCCTTCCTGCGCTGGTCCGAGGTCGAGGCGATGCGCATCGCCGGGACTTGCGACTTCCATTCGCACACCCACAGCCATACCCGCTGGGACCGCCAGCTGGCCGATCAGGCAACGCGCGATGCCGCGCTGGCCGACGATCTAAGCGCCTCACGGGCGACCCTGGCGGCCCGCCTCGGTGCCGCCAGTCCGCACCTGTGCTGGCCGCAGGGCTATTTCGATACAGCCTATCAGCGCGTCGCGCAGGAAGCCGGGTTTACCCACCTGTACACCACCGAGCCAGGCGTCGTCCGGGCTGACGTCGAGTTGATCCGCCTGCCCCGGCTCGTCGCCAAGGACAAACCGGCCGCCTGGTTCGCCCGGCGCCTGGGTATCTACGGTCGGCCGCTGCTGTCGGCGCTGTATCTCGGCCTGAAGTCGGGTAACAAAGGCCACTGA
- a CDS encoding glycosyltransferase family 9 protein, with amino-acid sequence MRLRLREPLLYRWLRLKRAVDRRPRPASELGTPAIRRILAISCTALGDTLLSTPGLRALRLTYPQAHITLLVHPSLLALFTGLAEVDELIPYDGKWRSFRRTARQLKDYDLAAIFHGNEPQATPLAYLSGARHIFKLPNNNRWNFLLSNRTPLLGWDDLGHGIAQRLAVARLAGAVGELSPRMTVPLPAAGAAALSTALAERGWQEANIVALQPGASTISRRWPRSRFITAAVQLAQAYPDLRFVVSGSPAEAALCQEVAAGIETTAPLAGGVRAWASAGQLPLIALPALMQRARLLVTGDTGPMHLAVTVGTPVVALFAVSDPARSGPGYDLDKHVVIRKWRTCDPCFSKNCPYAEPICMDNIAVDEVVAAAATILARKSA; translated from the coding sequence ATGCGACTGCGCCTGCGCGAACCGCTGCTCTACCGCTGGCTGCGTCTGAAGCGCGCCGTCGACCGGCGGCCGCGCCCGGCCAGCGAACTCGGTACGCCGGCCATCCGCCGCATCCTGGCCATTTCCTGTACGGCACTCGGCGACACGCTGTTGTCGACGCCCGGGCTGCGGGCCTTGCGCCTGACCTATCCGCAGGCCCACATTACGCTGCTCGTTCATCCTTCGCTGCTCGCGCTGTTCACCGGGCTGGCCGAGGTTGACGAACTGATTCCCTACGACGGCAAGTGGCGCAGTTTCCGCCGCACGGCCCGGCAACTCAAAGACTACGATCTGGCGGCGATCTTCCACGGCAACGAACCGCAGGCGACACCGCTGGCCTACCTGTCCGGCGCCCGCCATATCTTCAAGCTGCCCAACAACAATCGCTGGAACTTCCTGTTGAGCAATCGGACGCCTTTGCTCGGCTGGGACGACCTCGGCCATGGCATCGCCCAACGGCTGGCCGTGGCGCGGCTGGCCGGGGCGGTTGGCGAACTTTCGCCGCGCATGACGGTACCGCTGCCGGCGGCCGGCGCCGCTGCATTGAGCACGGCTCTCGCCGAGCGCGGCTGGCAAGAGGCGAACATCGTCGCGCTGCAGCCCGGCGCCTCGACGATCAGCCGACGCTGGCCACGCTCGCGGTTCATCACGGCGGCGGTGCAACTGGCGCAGGCTTACCCCGATTTGCGCTTCGTGGTCAGCGGTTCTCCGGCCGAAGCGGCGCTCTGTCAGGAAGTGGCGGCCGGCATCGAAACGACGGCGCCGCTGGCCGGCGGCGTGCGAGCCTGGGCCTCGGCCGGCCAGTTGCCACTGATCGCCCTGCCGGCGCTGATGCAGCGCGCCCGCCTGCTGGTCACCGGCGATACCGGTCCGATGCATCTGGCGGTGACGGTCGGCACGCCGGTTGTCGCGCTGTTCGCCGTCTCCGATCCGGCGCGTTCCGGGCCGGGCTACGATCTGGACAAGCATGTGGTGATCCGCAAATGGCGGACCTGCGACCCCTGTTTTTCCAAGAACTGCCCCTATGCCGAGCCGATCTGCATGGACAACATCGCGGTCGACGAGGTGGTTGCCGCGGCGGCCACGATTTTGGCCCGGAAAAGCGCATGA
- a CDS encoding glycosyltransferase: protein MSTPKRILLLDTGNEWGGGTNSMIELLKRLDRSRFAVTCCFYKDYRKGRDGRLLSEELADIGIPLILLPIRRQPLWAKLAKEVARGIFSWSSRLKKRAVFAIERRWRVAPRAAALHQLLVEGAFDLLYMNNQPASNLEGYLAGQIAGLPVVQHCRIEPTLQASEAAIVNRVASRVICVSQGVADVLAAQHVAENRLRVVYNAIDSSAALPPPVDGVLPAGPVIGTVGQLTARKGVQHLLQAVATLKAEGRPVSCLILGEGPQRGELEALAGQLGIAGQLRFVGFQPVPLAWVQAMDVCVLCSSKEGLPRVVLEAMLAGKPVVGSDVTGTRELIVHEETGILYHHGDVPALTAALRRLLSDAPLRQAMGVAGRQRVIENFSIATYVAGVTQVLEEAGA, encoded by the coding sequence ATGAGCACGCCGAAACGCATCCTGCTGCTCGATACCGGCAACGAATGGGGCGGCGGCACCAACAGCATGATCGAGCTGCTCAAGCGCCTCGACCGCAGCCGCTTTGCCGTCACCTGCTGCTTCTACAAGGATTACCGCAAGGGCCGGGATGGCCGCCTGCTCTCCGAGGAACTGGCCGACATTGGTATCCCGCTGATCCTGTTGCCGATCCGCCGCCAGCCGCTGTGGGCCAAGCTGGCCAAGGAAGTGGCGCGGGGCATTTTTTCCTGGTCGAGCCGGCTGAAAAAGCGTGCCGTTTTCGCCATCGAGCGGCGCTGGCGGGTCGCGCCCCGTGCCGCCGCCTTGCACCAGCTGCTGGTCGAGGGCGCCTTCGATCTGCTCTACATGAACAACCAGCCGGCCTCGAATCTGGAAGGCTATCTGGCCGGCCAGATAGCCGGCCTGCCGGTCGTCCAGCATTGCCGCATTGAGCCAACCCTGCAGGCCAGCGAGGCGGCCATCGTCAATCGCGTCGCATCGCGCGTCATCTGCGTTTCGCAAGGCGTAGCCGATGTCCTGGCCGCCCAGCATGTGGCGGAAAACCGGCTGCGCGTCGTCTATAACGCGATCGACAGCAGCGCCGCATTGCCGCCGCCGGTCGACGGCGTATTGCCGGCCGGCCCGGTGATCGGCACGGTCGGCCAGCTGACCGCCCGTAAGGGCGTCCAGCATCTGTTGCAGGCAGTGGCGACGCTGAAGGCCGAAGGCCGGCCGGTAAGCTGTCTGATTCTCGGCGAAGGGCCGCAGCGCGGCGAACTGGAAGCGCTGGCCGGCCAACTCGGCATCGCCGGCCAACTCCGCTTCGTCGGCTTCCAGCCCGTACCGCTGGCCTGGGTGCAGGCGATGGATGTCTGTGTCCTCTGTTCGAGCAAGGAAGGCCTGCCGCGCGTCGTCCTCGAAGCCATGCTGGCCGGCAAGCCGGTCGTCGGCTCCGATGTGACCGGTACCCGCGAACTGATCGTCCATGAAGAAACCGGCATCCTCTATCACCATGGCGACGTTCCGGCGCTGACCGCCGCTCTCCGCCGCCTGCTGTCCGACGCCCCGTTGCGCCAGGCCATGGGCGTGGCCGGGCGGCAGCGGGTGATCGAGAATTTCTCCATCGCCACCTATGTCGCCGGCGTGACCCAGGTGCTTGAGGAGGCCGGCGCATGA